One Helianthus annuus cultivar XRQ/B chromosome 7, HanXRQr2.0-SUNRISE, whole genome shotgun sequence genomic region harbors:
- the LOC110866400 gene encoding WEB family protein At4g27595, chloroplastic-like yields MENEFYNAFASPMTVTQNAWEHTKVQYSRPVENNRVKLAIRDLSVEEKKKYKDEKMMVSLLQHGIKEDILILLQHNESAQSIWTELESKFLGSDEMMKNKKSLLKKEFDLFRGLRKKITKYLARQGKKVEEEVCEIKKQDKEIPVFEVKKEAVAEKVTESCENCEIMKKQNSELIHNLNKMKESYDVLNKAMNQYNESSSEQATAMKTLKGAYMRQLDSVSYYTEMCAELENKLEIQRIETERVNRIYPIVESMKTFQEKTFEEKKPKEKSEEKDSETKEDIEEKTSGTSVEKEQKSSFWKQMNKEFLAKKQEEMKKEVTQKKMETRTCFNCHKVGHIARNCLKAINTQQEVSLKLKEKVFEISKPPTKRFKVFENSTFEVGECSKKVYNKKVNLDNRKWIVKKSKTFDVEKSFNPNVKHIFGKMIDGKVKGVKEFYEKKMEGH; encoded by the exons ATGGAAAacgagttctacaatgcgtttgctagtCCAATGACTGTTACTCAGA ATGCTTGGGAACATACTAAAGTTCAATATAGTAGACCAGTTGAAAATAATAGAGTGAAACTTGCAATTAGAGATCTGAGTgttgaagagaaaaagaaatataaagATGAAAAAATGATGGTGAGTCTATTGCAACATggtattaaagaagacatcttgatTCTACTTCAACACAACGAAAGTGCACAATCAATATGGACAGAATTAGAATCAAAATTTCTTGGTAGTGATGAGATGAtgaagaataaaaagtcacttttgaagaaagaatttgatctattccgtGGTTTAAGAA aaaaaataacaaaatatttAGCAAGGCAAGGTAAAAAAGTTGAAGAAGAAGTTTGTGAGATAAAGAAGCAAGATAAAGAAATTCCAGTGTTTGAGGTTAAAAAAGAAGCTGTTGCAGAAAAAGTAACAGAAagttgtgaaaactgtgagattaTGAAAAAGCAAAACAGTGAATTGATTCACAACTTGAACAAgatgaaagaatcatatgatgtcttaAATAAAGCAATGAATCAATACAACgagtcaagcagtgaacaagctacagcaatgaagacacttaaAGGAGCATACATGAGACAGCTAGATAGTGTTAGCTATTACACTGAGATGTGTGCTGAGCTTGAAAATAAATTGGAAATTCAGAGAATAGAAACCGAGAGAGTAAATAg GATCTACCCTATAGTGGAAAGCATGAAGACATTTCAAGAAAAGACATTTGAAGAAAAGAAGCCAAAAGAAAAATCTGAAGAAAAGGATTCTGAAACAAAAGAAGATATTGAAgagaagacttctg gaacaagtgTTGAGAAAGAACAAAAGAGTTCGTTTTGGAAGCAGatgaacaaagaattccttgctaagaagcaagaggaaatgAAGAAGGAAGTTACTCAGAAGAAGATGgagacgagaacctgtttcaattGTCAtaaagttggacatattgctagAAATTGTTTAAAGGCGATAAACACACAACAGGAAGTGTCTCttaaactaaaagaaaaagtttttgagaTAAGTAAACCACCAACCAAAAGAttcaaagtttttgaaaactcaacctTTGAGGTTGGAGAATGTTCGAaaaaggtttacaacaagaaagtTAATCTTGACAATCGCAAGtggattgttaagaaatcaa aaactTTTGATGTTGAAAAATCCTTTAACCCTAATGTGAAACATATTTTCGGGAAAATGATTGACGGtaaggtcaaaggggtaaaggaattctatgagaagaagatggaaG